A stretch of Lactiplantibacillus brownii DNA encodes these proteins:
- the pstC gene encoding phosphate ABC transporter permease subunit PstC, with translation MDKIRASLLKKSIASKIERRGKIISLTCLALIILVVFLIFYFVASRGLATFFQNHINFWQFLSGTQWNPGTTGTNGQPAVGALPMIVGSFLITILSAIIATPFAIGTAVFMTEISPRRGAQILRPVTELLVGIPSVVYGFIGLQVVVPFVRNTFGGSGYGILSGTFVLFVMILPTVTSMSADALNAVPRYYREASLALGATRWQTIYKVVLRAAIPGMLTAIVFGMARAFGEALAVQMVIGNATLLPHNLVSPASTLTSILTMGIGNTVMGSLQNNALWSLAMILLLMSLVFNMVIRYIGRKGKLSNER, from the coding sequence ATGGATAAAATTCGAGCAAGCTTATTAAAAAAGTCAATTGCCAGCAAAATTGAGCGGCGCGGGAAGATTATTAGTCTGACCTGTTTAGCGTTAATTATTCTGGTCGTATTCTTAATCTTTTATTTTGTGGCGTCACGTGGGTTAGCAACATTTTTTCAAAATCATATTAATTTCTGGCAGTTTCTAAGCGGCACGCAATGGAATCCAGGCACGACCGGAACCAATGGTCAACCCGCCGTGGGTGCGCTACCGATGATTGTTGGTTCATTTCTAATTACGATCCTGTCAGCAATCATTGCAACGCCGTTTGCAATCGGAACTGCGGTCTTCATGACTGAGATTTCGCCACGACGCGGAGCCCAAATCTTACGGCCCGTCACTGAATTGTTAGTCGGAATTCCGTCAGTTGTCTATGGGTTTATTGGGCTACAAGTCGTTGTCCCGTTTGTTCGTAATACTTTTGGTGGCAGTGGTTACGGGATTCTCTCTGGGACCTTCGTCCTATTTGTGATGATCTTGCCGACAGTCACTTCAATGAGTGCGGACGCTTTAAACGCCGTGCCACGGTATTATCGGGAGGCGTCGTTAGCCTTAGGGGCAACTCGCTGGCAAACGATTTATAAAGTGGTGTTACGTGCAGCCATTCCTGGTATGTTGACAGCGATTGTTTTCGGGATGGCGCGCGCTTTTGGGGAAGCTTTAGCCGTTCAAATGGTGATTGGGAACGCAACCTTGTTACCACACAACTTAGTGTCACCAGCATCAACTTTAACCAGTATTTTAACCATGGGAATTGGGAATACTGTCATGGGTTCACTTCAAAATAACGCGTTATGGTCCTTAGCCATGATTCTGTTATTAATGTCATTAGTCTTCAATATGGTGATTCGCTATATCGGCCGAAAGGGGAAATTAAGCAATGAACGCTAA
- the pstA gene encoding phosphate ABC transporter permease PstA — protein MNAKRVDKIATGVLYAIAAFVVIILVALLGYILVQGVPEISWHFLTSPALSFEAGGGIGIQLFNSFYLLFLALLISLPISLGAGIYLNEYAPQNTVTGLIRTTIEILSSLPSVVVGLFGYLFFVVQFKLGFSILSGAFALTVFNLPILTRSIEEALANISNDQREAGYALGLSRWETVTKIVVPAALPSIITGIVLSAGRIFGEAAALIYTAGQSAPALNFHDWNPFNISSPLSPMRPAETLAVHIWKINSEGIMPDAKAVSAGASAVLIIAVLLFNFLARWLGKRLYKHLTAE, from the coding sequence ATGAACGCTAAACGAGTTGATAAGATTGCAACCGGCGTATTGTACGCGATTGCGGCATTTGTTGTCATCATTTTGGTGGCGTTACTTGGTTATATTCTCGTTCAAGGGGTACCAGAAATTTCTTGGCATTTCTTGACGTCACCGGCCTTGTCGTTTGAAGCTGGTGGTGGGATTGGCATTCAGTTGTTCAACTCTTTCTACTTATTATTCTTAGCTTTACTCATTTCACTACCGATTTCTTTGGGAGCTGGGATTTACTTAAATGAATATGCGCCACAAAACACGGTGACTGGGCTGATTCGAACGACAATTGAAATTTTGAGTTCGTTACCATCCGTGGTTGTCGGATTATTTGGTTATCTCTTCTTCGTAGTTCAGTTCAAATTAGGCTTCTCGATTCTGTCTGGGGCCTTTGCCTTAACGGTCTTTAATCTGCCAATTTTAACGCGGAGCATTGAGGAAGCCTTGGCAAATATTTCCAATGATCAACGCGAAGCTGGGTATGCCTTAGGTTTGTCACGATGGGAAACCGTTACTAAAATCGTGGTACCGGCAGCCTTACCTAGTATTATTACTGGGATTGTTTTAAGTGCTGGACGAATTTTTGGTGAAGCCGCTGCGTTAATTTACACGGCTGGTCAATCAGCACCAGCGCTGAATTTCCATGATTGGAATCCGTTCAATATTAGCAGTCCACTGAGTCCAATGCGGCCGGCAGAAACATTAGCCGTCCATATCTGGAAAATCAATTCAGAAGGTATTATGCCAGATGCTAAGGCGGTTTCGGCTGGGGCTTCGGCTGTGCTGATTATTGCAGTCTTGCTCTTTAACTTCTTAGCACGTTGGCTGGGCAAACGCTTGTATAAACATTTAACCGCTGAATAA
- the pstB gene encoding phosphate ABC transporter ATP-binding protein PstB has protein sequence MADSSNLTTSQRHIMKFDPKDHEIALSTEDLHVFYGKTEGISEGDLQFERYKISALIGPSGSGKSTYLRSLNRMNDRIATVKGKIMYRGLDINSNDIDVYEMRRHIGMVFQRPNPFAKSIYENIAFALRQRGMNKKQDLDEIVERSLRQAAMWDQVKDDLNKSALALSGGQQQRLCIARAIAIKPDILLLDEPASALDPVSTSQIEDTLLELKQNYTIIIVTHNMQQASRISDYTAFFNLGKVLEYGETGDIFTNPQVDLTNDYISGNFG, from the coding sequence ATGGCAGATAGTAGCAACTTAACGACGTCACAACGTCACATTATGAAATTTGATCCAAAAGACCATGAAATTGCGCTTTCGACCGAAGACTTGCATGTATTTTATGGTAAGACTGAGGGAATTTCAGAAGGTGATTTACAATTTGAACGGTATAAGATTAGTGCCTTGATTGGTCCGTCTGGTTCTGGTAAATCGACTTATTTGCGGTCGTTGAACCGGATGAATGATCGAATTGCGACGGTTAAAGGTAAAATTATGTATCGTGGATTAGACATCAACAGCAACGATATTGATGTTTACGAGATGCGACGCCACATTGGAATGGTGTTTCAGCGACCCAACCCATTTGCTAAATCAATCTATGAAAACATTGCATTTGCATTGCGACAACGGGGAATGAATAAAAAGCAAGATCTAGATGAGATTGTGGAGCGTTCTTTGCGCCAAGCGGCCATGTGGGATCAAGTTAAAGATGATTTGAATAAAAGTGCCTTGGCGCTATCTGGTGGTCAACAACAACGGCTCTGTATTGCCCGGGCGATTGCCATTAAACCAGACATTTTATTATTGGATGAACCGGCCAGTGCCCTCGATCCAGTATCAACAAGCCAAATTGAAGATACTTTATTAGAATTAAAACAAAACTATACCATCATTATTGTGACTCATAATATGCAACAAGCGTCACGAATTAGTGACTATACGGCGTTCTTTAACTTAGGCAAAGTCTTAGAATATGGCGAAACCGGCGATATTTTCACCAATCCTCAGGTCGATCTGACCAATGATTATATTTCTGGTAACTTTGGTTAA
- the pstB gene encoding phosphate ABC transporter ATP-binding protein PstB: MSTILTTENLSLFYGKKQALKGVNMSFDEKGITALIGPSGCGKSTFLRCLNRMNDLIPNVTITGEVNFNQSNIYAPTTDTVKLRKEIGMVFQQPNPFPFSIYENVVYGLRLAGVRDKETLDAAVEKSLKQAAIWDEVKDRLHVNALALSGGQQQRVCIARVLAVEPDIILLDEATSALDPISSHTIEMTLLNLRHDYTIITVTHNMQQASRISDRTAFFLNGELIEVNETKQIFMNPVKQETNDYISGRFG; this comes from the coding sequence ATGAGTACGATTTTAACAACTGAAAATTTATCTTTATTTTATGGCAAGAAACAAGCCCTCAAAGGGGTCAATATGAGTTTTGATGAAAAAGGCATCACAGCTTTGATTGGGCCTTCTGGCTGCGGTAAATCAACTTTTTTACGGTGCTTAAATCGGATGAACGATTTGATTCCAAATGTTACAATCACCGGTGAAGTTAATTTTAATCAGAGTAATATTTATGCCCCAACGACAGATACGGTTAAGCTACGCAAAGAAATTGGGATGGTTTTCCAACAACCAAATCCTTTTCCGTTTTCAATTTATGAAAATGTGGTCTATGGGTTGCGATTAGCTGGTGTCCGAGATAAAGAAACTTTGGACGCTGCGGTGGAAAAAAGCCTGAAACAAGCCGCAATTTGGGATGAAGTCAAAGACCGGCTACATGTCAACGCCTTAGCACTCTCCGGTGGTCAACAACAACGAGTCTGCATTGCGCGAGTGCTCGCTGTTGAGCCAGATATTATCTTATTGGACGAAGCGACGAGCGCGTTGGATCCAATTTCTAGTCATACGATCGAAATGACCCTCTTGAATTTACGGCATGATTACACTATCATAACTGTTACGCATAATATGCAACAGGCTTCACGGATTTCTGATCGGACCGCATTTTTCTTGAATGGTGAATTAATTGAGGTAAATGAGACCAAGCAGATTTTCATGAATCCGGTAAAACAAGAAACCAATGACTATATTTCTGGACGATTTGGCTAG
- the phoU gene encoding phosphate signaling complex protein PhoU, which yields MRRLFDDELNDIDANFTEMGMMVSETIEKAVKAFIDHDRELAQEIIDNDAKINEREVELEQKSFEMIALYQPVTSDLREIVTILKAVSELERMADYARNIAHATIRVKGHVRVPEIEAQLSEMGNRVRKMVEEMLAAYVKSDDLAARKVAEKDAKVGEMFDKINEKGISKMERHPETVIGSTDYLNVASYLMRIGALVTNIGEWIVYLNTGQIIELNPESSNLV from the coding sequence ATGCGACGACTATTCGACGATGAGTTAAATGATATCGATGCTAATTTTACTGAAATGGGAATGATGGTCAGTGAGACCATCGAAAAAGCAGTCAAAGCCTTTATCGACCATGATCGGGAATTGGCTCAAGAAATCATCGATAATGATGCAAAAATCAACGAGCGTGAAGTGGAATTAGAACAAAAATCTTTCGAAATGATTGCTTTGTATCAACCCGTGACCTCTGATTTACGGGAAATCGTCACAATTTTGAAAGCTGTTTCTGAACTAGAACGGATGGCTGATTATGCCCGGAACATTGCGCACGCCACGATTCGGGTCAAAGGGCATGTCCGAGTTCCTGAAATTGAGGCGCAATTGTCTGAAATGGGGAACCGGGTCCGTAAGATGGTTGAAGAGATGTTGGCAGCTTATGTTAAGAGTGACGACCTGGCTGCGCGCAAAGTTGCCGAGAAGGATGCAAAAGTTGGTGAAATGTTCGATAAAATTAACGAAAAAGGCATTTCTAAGATGGAGCGTCATCCGGAAACGGTGATTGGGTCAACCGACTATTTAAACGTGGCGAGCTATTTAATGCGTATCGGCGCATTAGTCACAAATATTGGTGAATGGATTGTCTATTTGAATACGGGACAAATTATCGAATTAAATCCCGAAAGCTCAAATTTGGTCTAG
- a CDS encoding PspC domain-containing protein: protein MKTKTNRKLTKSNNRVIAGVLGGIAEYLQWNANVLRVLFVLLTIASHGFGILLYLVLMTIIPSKPENTGFFEQMRQASQQEKPRTQHSEGRKEIHNVHEEDEPRHQD from the coding sequence ATGAAAACTAAAACTAATCGTAAACTAACTAAATCTAATAATCGTGTCATTGCTGGCGTCTTGGGCGGTATTGCGGAATATCTGCAATGGAATGCTAATGTCTTACGGGTCTTGTTTGTTTTGTTGACCATTGCCTCCCATGGCTTTGGAATTTTGTTGTACTTGGTCTTGATGACCATTATTCCTAGCAAGCCTGAAAATACTGGTTTCTTTGAACAAATGCGCCAAGCGAGTCAACAGGAAAAACCGCGGACTCAGCATTCTGAAGGTCGTAAAGAGATTCATAACGTGCATGAGGAAGATGAACCGCGCCACCAAGATTAA
- a CDS encoding phage holin family protein, translated as MGFWKRILINTILFIAIAGFFQSGFHVANLWVALIASFVLAVLNAAVKPILILLTLPITLITIGLFSIVINGFMLQMTSYFVGKANFGFSSFGMAVLVSILMSLANVIVSNFFAKSAE; from the coding sequence GTGGGTTTTTGGAAACGAATTTTAATTAATACAATTTTATTTATCGCGATTGCTGGCTTCTTTCAGAGCGGTTTCCATGTGGCAAACTTATGGGTCGCACTGATTGCCAGTTTCGTGTTGGCGGTTTTAAACGCCGCAGTTAAACCAATCTTGATTTTACTAACCTTGCCAATCACGTTAATTACGATTGGTTTGTTTAGTATTGTGATCAATGGGTTTATGTTGCAAATGACGTCGTATTTTGTCGGTAAAGCTAATTTTGGCTTCTCAAGTTTTGGGATGGCCGTCTTAGTCTCAATCTTAATGTCATTGGCCAACGTGATTGTTTCTAATTTTTTCGCAAAGTCAGCGGAGTAA
- the hprK gene encoding HPr(Ser) kinase/phosphatase: MAGSVTVADLVKNTRLDVYHGAKLLADKEITTSDISRPGLALTGYFNYYPRERVQLLGKTETAYSKNMSHDERLMIFRKMCQMTTPAFVVSTGLPVPDELVQAGEENSVPILGTKMTSSRILSNMTNYLEGKLAERQSVHGVLVDIYGLGVLITGDSGVGKSETALELVKRGHRLIADDRVDVYQQDEQTLVGEAPKILNHLLEIRGIGIIDVMNLFGAGAVRQDTDIDLIVHLESWTPDKQFDRLGNGEQSRKFFDVEVPEISIPVKTGRNLAIIIEAAAMNFRAESMGYDATKVFDDNLNSLIKENSAHDSHKH, encoded by the coding sequence TTGGCAGGAAGCGTAACAGTTGCCGATTTAGTAAAAAACACCCGTTTGGATGTCTACCACGGCGCCAAGCTATTGGCAGATAAAGAGATTACAACAAGTGATATTTCACGACCTGGGCTGGCACTTACGGGTTACTTTAATTATTACCCGCGTGAACGGGTACAGCTTTTAGGAAAAACTGAAACCGCTTATTCAAAAAATATGAGTCATGATGAACGGTTGATGATTTTTCGCAAAATGTGTCAAATGACGACACCGGCGTTTGTGGTTTCAACCGGTTTGCCTGTGCCTGATGAACTTGTACAGGCGGGTGAGGAAAATAGTGTGCCAATCTTAGGCACTAAAATGACGTCATCGCGAATTTTGAGTAATATGACGAACTACTTGGAAGGTAAATTAGCGGAACGTCAGTCTGTTCATGGGGTCTTAGTAGATATTTATGGACTCGGTGTCTTGATTACGGGTGACTCCGGTGTTGGTAAAAGTGAAACCGCATTGGAACTTGTTAAACGTGGTCACCGTTTGATTGCGGATGATCGAGTAGATGTTTATCAACAAGATGAACAGACACTGGTTGGTGAAGCACCTAAAATTTTAAATCATTTGCTGGAAATCCGTGGTATTGGGATTATTGATGTGATGAATCTCTTTGGTGCTGGGGCTGTTCGGCAAGATACGGACATTGACCTTATTGTACACTTAGAGAGTTGGACGCCAGATAAGCAATTTGATAGACTAGGAAATGGAGAACAGTCGCGGAAGTTCTTTGATGTTGAAGTTCCTGAAATTTCGATTCCAGTTAAGACTGGTCGAAACTTAGCCATTATCATTGAAGCCGCTGCCATGAACTTCCGTGCGGAAAGCATGGGTTATGATGCAACTAAAGTCTTTGATGATAATTTGAACTCCTTAATTAAAGAAAATTCGGCACATGATTCTCACAAGCATTAA
- the lgt gene encoding prolipoprotein diacylglyceryl transferase, with amino-acid sequence MKLVLGALNPIALRLGPIEVHWYGVIIATAVVIAVALAVREGSQRGIRPDDIYDMILWALPFTLIAARTYYVAFQWSYYSQNPGEIIRIWDGGIAIYGGLIGAAIVVILFCRHRFIPVWLMLDVAAPTVIMGQGIGRWGNFMNQEAYGRVTSLSFLQGLHLPQWLISQMNINGAYRQPTFLYESIWDLLGFVVLMVTRHRTGLYKQGEVFLAYVAWYSFGRFFTEGMRTDSLMLFHIIRISQALSVVLFVGSIGLIIWRRRHLTQNRWYLDGSGQKFATENK; translated from the coding sequence GTGAAACTCGTCTTGGGGGCGTTAAACCCAATTGCCTTACGATTAGGGCCAATTGAGGTACATTGGTATGGGGTCATTATCGCGACGGCCGTAGTAATTGCGGTCGCTTTGGCTGTTCGTGAAGGTAGTCAACGTGGTATTCGACCAGATGATATTTATGACATGATTCTATGGGCATTACCATTTACGCTTATTGCGGCTCGGACGTATTATGTGGCTTTTCAATGGTCGTATTACAGTCAGAATCCCGGTGAGATCATTCGCATTTGGGATGGGGGCATTGCCATTTATGGTGGCCTCATTGGGGCTGCGATTGTCGTGATTCTCTTTTGTCGACACCGGTTTATTCCGGTTTGGTTAATGCTCGATGTGGCGGCGCCAACCGTCATTATGGGGCAAGGAATTGGCCGCTGGGGTAATTTCATGAACCAAGAAGCTTATGGTCGGGTAACGAGCTTAAGCTTCTTACAAGGGCTGCATTTGCCGCAATGGTTGATTTCACAAATGAATATCAACGGTGCTTACCGACAACCAACTTTCTTATATGAATCGATTTGGGATTTATTAGGATTTGTGGTCTTGATGGTGACTCGGCACCGAACGGGTCTTTATAAGCAAGGTGAAGTATTCTTAGCTTACGTGGCGTGGTACTCCTTCGGGCGCTTCTTTACTGAAGGCATGCGAACGGATTCACTGATGCTATTTCATATAATTCGAATTTCACAAGCACTATCTGTGGTATTATTTGTTGGGAGCATCGGCCTCATTATTTGGCGCCGACGTCACCTGACGCAGAACCGTTGGTATTTGGACGGTTCTGGTCAAAAATTTGCCACAGAAAATAAGTAG
- a CDS encoding NAD(P)H-dependent glycerol-3-phosphate dehydrogenase, whose protein sequence is MTEKIAVLGAGSWGSILANLLDENGNEVRLWSNSAAQVAELNDQHTNERYVHDFHYSESLTAYTDLAAALDGVAAILFVVPTKAIRSVAQQVTTVLQASHQRPIIIHASKGLELETHKRLSQVLAEEIPAKLRQAIVVLSGPSHAEEVAKKDITLITAASADTTAAEFVQHLFMNDYFRIYTNHDVIGVELGAALKNIIALGAGALHGLGYGDDAKAALMTRGLAEISRLGVALGAEPLTFIGLSGVGDLIVTATSVHSRNWRAGNELGAGQDLKTVIATMGMVIEGIPSTKAAYELAQQHHIDMPITSAIYDVLYNGADIKQVIPQLMRREGKPEIQ, encoded by the coding sequence ATGACAGAAAAAATTGCTGTTTTGGGTGCTGGCTCATGGGGCAGTATCTTAGCGAATTTATTGGATGAAAATGGGAATGAAGTGCGGCTATGGTCGAATTCTGCGGCCCAAGTAGCCGAATTAAATGATCAACACACGAATGAACGCTACGTCCATGATTTTCATTATTCCGAATCACTAACGGCCTATACGGACTTAGCAGCTGCTTTGGACGGGGTCGCGGCAATCTTGTTTGTTGTGCCAACCAAAGCGATCCGTAGTGTTGCCCAACAAGTGACAACCGTTTTACAAGCGAGTCATCAGCGGCCCATTATCATTCATGCTAGCAAAGGGCTCGAATTGGAGACGCATAAACGTTTGTCACAAGTCTTAGCAGAAGAAATTCCGGCTAAGCTACGCCAAGCCATTGTCGTATTATCCGGTCCTAGTCACGCTGAAGAAGTGGCGAAAAAAGATATTACGTTGATTACTGCAGCCAGTGCGGACACTACTGCGGCTGAGTTTGTTCAGCACTTATTTATGAATGATTACTTTCGAATTTATACCAATCATGATGTGATTGGGGTTGAGCTTGGTGCGGCGTTGAAAAACATTATTGCGCTAGGTGCCGGGGCCTTGCATGGCCTTGGTTACGGCGATGATGCCAAAGCTGCCCTAATGACTCGGGGACTAGCGGAAATTAGCCGTTTAGGAGTTGCTTTAGGTGCGGAACCGTTAACCTTTATCGGGTTGTCGGGTGTTGGCGATTTAATCGTTACCGCCACAAGTGTTCATTCACGTAATTGGCGTGCCGGTAATGAACTGGGTGCTGGGCAAGATTTGAAGACGGTCATTGCGACGATGGGGATGGTCATTGAAGGTATCCCATCGACTAAAGCTGCTTATGAATTAGCCCAACAGCATCACATTGACATGCCAATTACGAGTGCCATTTATGATGTTTTATATAACGGTGCTGATATCAAACAGGTGATTCCACAATTAATGCGTCGTGAGGGTAAGCCTGAAATTCAATAG